The Fulvia fulva chromosome 13, complete sequence genome window below encodes:
- a CDS encoding Cytochrome P450 monooxygenase andK produces MTDTIFDERWQVSPRSLYLPSCSGGTAKRRIQLSNPASWIVENTSTSLPLPLLHYVSPSSWPSTTSLIVGPNFTTNLLPSYPAKASSPILSGDLSNRKLVELSFTSTLTSRNPARPRQYFTDGSLYFLNTPSHAIGHVCALARVTSNPDSFIFMGGDAWRYAGELRSSRYLPLPKEIMPHPFTSCPTSPCPSSLFATVLRDGDEMKPFYEPRGEGVLVHHDQDEATSMIEKLQELDPREDVLMAAAHDETLLDVVDFFPERANDFVKKGWVKQTRWKSLMDFAEAAGWKGEIQGRRDWPKPASA; encoded by the exons ATGACCGATACTATCTTCGATGAGCGATGGCAAGTATCGCCTCGCAGTCTTTACTTACCTTCCTGTTCAGGTGGCACAGCAAAGCGAAGGATCCAGCTTAGCAATCCGGCGAGCTGGATAGTGGAGAAC ACCTCGACATCCCTCCCACTACCACTTCTCCACTACGTCTCCCCCTCCTCCTGGCCCTCGACGACCTCCCTCATCGTCGGCCCCAACTTCACCACCAACCTCCTCCCCAGCTACCCCGCCAAAGCCTCAAGCCCCATCCTCTCCGGCGACCTCTCCAACCGCAAGCTCGTCGAACTCAGCTTCACCTCCACCCTTACGTCTAGGAACCCTGCGCGCCCTCGACAATACTTCACCGACGGCTCTCTCTACTTCCTCAACACCCCTAGCCACGCCATCGGACACGTCTGCGCCTTGGCTCGCGTCACCAGCAATCCTGATTCTTTCATCTTCATGGGTGGTGATGCGTGGCGCTATGCTGGGGAATTGAGGTCGTCGCGGTATTTGCCTCTTCCTAAGGAAATTATGCCACATCCTTTCACATCGTGTCCAACTTCTCCTTGTCCAAGCTCCCTCTTCGCCACGGTCCTTCGGGATGGCGATGAAATGAAACCATTCTACGAGCCTCGCGGTGAAGGCGTCCTCGTTCACCACGATCAAGATGAAGCAACAAGCATGATCGAGAAATTACAGGAACTGGATCCGCGGGAGGATGTGCTAATGGCTGCGGCGCATGACGAGACTTTGCTAGATGTTGTGGATTTCTTTCCCGAAAGGGCGAATGACTTCGTGAAGAAGGGGTGGGTGAAGCAGACACGCTGGAAATCTCTGATGGACTTCGCCGAAGCTGCAGGGTGGAAAGGAGAAATTCAGGGGAGGAGAGATTGGCCAAAGCCAGCATCGGCCTGA